The Rhodopseudomonas palustris genome window below encodes:
- a CDS encoding LysE family translocator, producing the protein MVTAEFLITSLIVVASPGTGVLYTVATGLSRGPRASAIAAFGSTIGIVPHMAAAILGLAALLHTSAVAFQLFKYLGVAYLLYMAWKTLGERGPLSVDSDVGAPSALQMTVTGVLINILNPKLSIFFLAFLPQFVSADDAHPLGRMIELSGIFMLMTFVVFVIYGLFAAWLRDHVITRPQVMTWLRRSFAAAFVALGAKLATAER; encoded by the coding sequence ATGGTGACCGCCGAATTTCTCATCACCTCGCTGATCGTGGTCGCCTCGCCCGGAACCGGCGTGCTCTACACGGTCGCCACCGGGCTGTCGCGCGGGCCGCGGGCGAGCGCCATCGCAGCATTCGGCTCGACCATCGGCATCGTGCCGCACATGGCGGCCGCGATCCTCGGCCTCGCCGCCCTGCTCCACACGAGCGCGGTGGCGTTTCAGCTCTTCAAGTATCTCGGCGTCGCTTATCTGCTGTACATGGCGTGGAAGACGCTCGGCGAGCGCGGACCGCTCAGCGTCGACAGCGACGTCGGCGCCCCATCGGCGCTGCAGATGACGGTGACCGGCGTGCTGATCAACATCCTCAATCCGAAGCTGTCGATCTTCTTTCTCGCCTTCCTGCCGCAGTTCGTCTCCGCCGATGACGCCCATCCGCTCGGCCGAATGATCGAGCTCAGCGGCATCTTCATGCTGATGACGTTCGTGGTGTTCGTGATCTACGGCCTGTTCGCCGCCTGGCTGCGCGACCACGTCATCACCAGGCCGCAAGTCATGACCTGGCTCCGCCGCAGCTTCGCCGCCGCCTTCGTCGCACTCGGCGCCAAGCTGGCGACCGCGGAGCGGTGA
- a CDS encoding zinc-binding dehydrogenase, whose protein sequence is MSETTGLQLRSLIKASGDLEVSLLPVSIPEPGPDEVVVRVEATPINPSDLGLLFGAADMSTAKASGTADAPVITAKVPEAAMKAMAARLDESMPVGNEGAGTVIKAGRSDAAQALLGKTVAMIGGAMYAQYRLIKAADCLKLTDGTTAAEGASCFVNPLTALGMTETMKREGHKALVHTAAASNLGQMLNRICLKDGIDLVNIVRSEAQAKLLRDIGAKYVVDSTAPTFLDDLTDALVKTGATIAFDAIGGGRLAGQILSCMEAAIGKTATGPYSRYGSNVMKQVYIYGSLDTKPTEIVRNFGFAWAAGGWLLFPFLQKIGAADAAKLRARVAAELKTTFASHYTKIVSLKEALTLDAIAAYNKRATGEKYLIDPTK, encoded by the coding sequence GTGAGTGAGACCACCGGACTGCAACTGCGCTCGCTGATCAAGGCGAGCGGTGACCTCGAAGTTTCGCTGCTGCCGGTGAGCATTCCCGAGCCCGGCCCCGACGAGGTCGTGGTCCGGGTCGAAGCCACCCCGATCAATCCCTCCGATCTCGGCCTGCTGTTCGGCGCCGCCGACATGTCGACCGCGAAAGCGTCCGGCACGGCGGACGCGCCGGTGATCACCGCCAAGGTGCCTGAAGCGGCCATGAAGGCAATGGCCGCGCGGCTCGACGAGTCGATGCCGGTGGGCAATGAGGGCGCCGGCACGGTGATCAAGGCCGGCCGTTCGGATGCAGCGCAGGCGCTGCTCGGCAAGACCGTGGCGATGATCGGCGGCGCGATGTACGCGCAGTATCGCCTGATCAAAGCTGCCGACTGCCTGAAGCTGACCGACGGCACCACCGCGGCCGAAGGCGCCTCGTGCTTCGTTAATCCGCTGACCGCGCTCGGCATGACCGAGACAATGAAGCGCGAAGGCCACAAGGCGTTGGTGCACACCGCCGCGGCGTCGAACCTCGGCCAGATGCTGAACCGGATCTGCCTGAAGGACGGCATCGATCTGGTCAACATCGTCCGCAGCGAGGCGCAGGCCAAGCTGCTCCGCGATATCGGCGCCAAGTACGTGGTCGACTCCACGGCGCCGACCTTCCTCGATGATCTCACAGACGCGCTGGTCAAGACCGGAGCCACCATCGCGTTCGACGCGATCGGCGGCGGCCGGCTTGCAGGCCAGATCCTGAGCTGCATGGAAGCCGCGATCGGCAAGACCGCAACTGGACCCTACAGCCGCTACGGCTCGAACGTGATGAAGCAGGTGTATATCTACGGCAGCCTCGATACCAAGCCGACCGAGATCGTCCGCAATTTCGGCTTCGCCTGGGCGGCCGGCGGCTGGCTGCTGTTCCCGTTCCTGCAGAAGATCGGTGCCGCCGATGCGGCCAAGCTCCGCGCCCGCGTCGCCGCCGAGCTCAAGACCACCTTCGCCAGCCACTACACCAAGATCGTGTCGCTGAAGGAAGCTCTGACCCTCGACGCCATCGCCGCCTATAACAAGCGCGCCACCGGCGAGAAGTACCTGATCGATCCGACCAAATAA
- the eno gene encoding phosphopyruvate hydratase: MTAIVDIIGREILDSRGNPTVEVDVVLEDGSVGRAAVPSGASTGAHEAVELRDGDKARYLGKGVQKAVEAVNGELFDALGGMDAEQQVQLDQTMIELDGTPNKGRIGANAILGVSLAAAKAAAASYDMPLYRYVGGTSARTLPVPMMNIVNGGVHADNPIDFQEFMIMPVGAPTFADALRCGSEIFHTLKGELKKAGHNTNVGDEGGFAPNLPSADAALDFVMAAIGKAGYKAGDDVMLALDCAATEFFKDGSYVYGGENKTRSRSEQAKYLADLVARYPIVSIEDGMSEDDMDGWKELTDLIGGKCQLVGDDLFVTNVTRLADGIKNGRANSILIKVNQIGTLTETLAAVEMAHKAGYTAVMSHRSGETEDSTIADLAVATNCGQIKTGSLARADRTSKYNQLLRIEQELGSSAHYAGKAALKAFR; the protein is encoded by the coding sequence ATGACCGCCATCGTCGACATCATCGGCCGCGAAATTCTCGACAGCCGCGGCAATCCGACCGTCGAAGTCGACGTGGTGCTCGAGGACGGCTCGGTCGGCCGCGCCGCCGTTCCGTCGGGAGCCTCCACCGGCGCCCATGAGGCGGTCGAGCTGCGCGACGGCGACAAGGCCCGCTATCTCGGCAAGGGCGTGCAGAAGGCGGTCGAGGCGGTCAACGGCGAGCTGTTCGACGCGCTCGGCGGCATGGATGCCGAACAGCAGGTGCAGCTTGATCAGACCATGATCGAGCTCGACGGCACCCCGAACAAGGGCCGGATCGGCGCCAATGCCATCCTCGGCGTGTCGCTGGCCGCGGCGAAAGCGGCGGCGGCGTCTTACGACATGCCGCTGTATCGCTATGTCGGCGGCACCTCTGCCCGCACCCTGCCGGTGCCGATGATGAACATCGTCAACGGCGGCGTGCACGCCGACAACCCGATCGACTTCCAGGAATTCATGATCATGCCGGTCGGCGCGCCGACCTTTGCCGACGCGCTGCGCTGCGGCTCGGAGATCTTCCATACCCTCAAGGGTGAATTGAAGAAGGCCGGCCACAACACCAATGTCGGCGATGAAGGCGGCTTTGCGCCGAACCTGCCGTCGGCCGATGCGGCGCTCGACTTCGTCATGGCCGCGATCGGCAAGGCCGGCTACAAGGCCGGTGACGACGTGATGCTGGCGCTGGACTGCGCCGCCACCGAGTTCTTCAAGGACGGTTCCTACGTCTATGGCGGCGAGAACAAGACCCGCTCTCGCTCGGAGCAGGCCAAGTACCTCGCCGATCTGGTCGCACGCTATCCGATCGTGTCGATCGAAGACGGCATGAGCGAAGACGACATGGACGGCTGGAAGGAACTGACCGATCTGATCGGCGGCAAGTGCCAGCTCGTCGGCGACGATCTGTTCGTTACCAACGTCACCCGGCTCGCGGACGGCATCAAAAACGGCCGCGCCAACTCGATCCTGATCAAGGTCAACCAGATCGGCACGCTGACCGAGACGCTGGCCGCCGTCGAGATGGCGCACAAGGCCGGCTACACCGCGGTGATGTCGCATCGCTCGGGCGAGACCGAGGACTCCACCATCGCCGATCTCGCGGTCGCCACCAATTGCGGGCAGATCAAGACCGGCTCGCTGGCGCGCGCCGACCGCACCTCGAAGTACAACCAGCTGCTGCGCATCGAGCAGGAGCTCGGCTCCAGCGCGCACTACGCCGGCAAGGCGGCGCTGAAGGCGTTCCGCTGA
- the queF gene encoding preQ(1) synthase, translating into MSKTPRKSAASPSLQLGQAVEWPDRPEAAKLDRVPNPQKDTNFLARFTAPEFTSLCPVTGQPDFAHLVIDYVPGPWLLESKSLKLYFASFRNHGAFHEDCTVAIGKRIATEIKPKWLRIGGYWYPRGGIPIDVFWQTGKLPKDVWVPDQGVQPYRGRG; encoded by the coding sequence ATGTCGAAAACACCTCGCAAATCCGCCGCCTCCCCATCCCTGCAGCTCGGCCAGGCCGTCGAATGGCCGGACCGGCCGGAAGCCGCCAAGCTCGACCGGGTGCCGAACCCGCAGAAGGACACCAACTTCCTGGCGCGCTTCACCGCGCCGGAATTCACCTCGCTGTGCCCGGTGACCGGCCAGCCGGATTTCGCGCATCTGGTGATCGATTACGTTCCGGGGCCGTGGCTCCTCGAGTCGAAATCGCTGAAGCTGTACTTCGCTTCCTTCCGCAACCACGGCGCCTTCCACGAAGACTGCACCGTGGCGATCGGCAAACGGATCGCAACCGAGATCAAACCGAAATGGCTGCGCATCGGCGGCTATTGGTACCCGCGCGGCGGCATCCCGATCGACGTGTTCTGGCAGACCGGCAAACTGCCGAAGGACGTCTGGGTGCCCGATCAGGGCGTGCAGCCGTATCGCGGACGGGGTTAG
- a CDS encoding glucan biosynthesis protein G, with translation MNRRQVLTGLAALPLLQAKPDPAAADRSSSIDFDPWMVRKLARELASKPYEAPDGSLPASLNDLSYDAYRSLRFRPERALWRAENLPFQVQFFHRGFLYKNRVTIFEVADGKARHVPYRADDFSFGDVAPPPDADLGFAGFRIHAPLQRADYYDEVSAFLGAAYFRAVTKGERYGLSARGLSIDTGQSSGEEFPLFKTFWLERPAPGASSLVVHALLDSKSVAGAYRFTIRPGDTTVFDVEMALYPRVDLQHAGLAPMTSMFLFGPNDPADTPDFRAAVHDSDGLAIFNGSGEELWRPLCNPKDLQISSFSDRNPRGFGLMQRERSFANYQDLESRYELRPSLWAEPIGDWTDGAVKLIEIPTREEVHDNIAAFWEPKQPLRAKGEHIYTYRLHWGPDAPKPKALARFVRTGVSARGDTERLFVLDFAGERLKTVDAAAIRGVVTADKGEIRNIVTQPNPAMGGWRLSFDLAQARAPVELRAVVCEGDAAVSEVWLYRWTP, from the coding sequence TTGAACCGGCGGCAAGTTCTGACCGGGCTGGCGGCGTTGCCGCTGTTGCAGGCAAAGCCCGATCCCGCCGCGGCGGACCGCTCTTCCTCGATCGACTTCGATCCTTGGATGGTGCGCAAGCTGGCGCGCGAACTGGCGAGCAAACCCTATGAGGCACCCGACGGCTCGTTGCCGGCCTCGCTGAACGACCTCAGCTACGACGCCTACCGGTCGCTGCGCTTTCGACCCGAGCGCGCGCTCTGGCGTGCCGAGAACCTTCCGTTTCAGGTCCAGTTCTTCCACCGCGGCTTCCTCTACAAGAACCGGGTGACGATCTTTGAAGTCGCCGATGGCAAGGCGCGCCACGTGCCGTATCGCGCGGACGACTTCTCGTTCGGCGACGTCGCGCCGCCGCCGGATGCCGATCTCGGCTTTGCGGGGTTTCGGATTCATGCGCCGCTGCAGCGTGCGGATTATTACGACGAGGTCAGCGCCTTCCTCGGAGCGGCCTACTTTCGCGCCGTCACCAAGGGCGAGCGTTACGGCCTCTCTGCGCGCGGCCTGTCGATCGACACCGGCCAGTCGAGCGGGGAGGAATTCCCGCTGTTCAAGACATTCTGGCTTGAGCGGCCTGCTCCGGGCGCATCGTCGCTGGTGGTGCATGCGCTGCTCGACAGCAAGAGCGTCGCCGGCGCCTACCGCTTCACCATCCGGCCCGGTGACACCACGGTATTCGATGTCGAGATGGCGCTGTATCCGCGCGTCGATCTGCAGCATGCCGGACTGGCACCGATGACCAGCATGTTTCTGTTCGGCCCGAACGATCCGGCCGATACCCCGGACTTCCGCGCCGCGGTGCACGATTCCGACGGGCTCGCGATCTTCAACGGCAGCGGCGAAGAGCTGTGGCGGCCTCTGTGCAATCCGAAGGATCTGCAGATCAGCTCGTTCAGTGACCGCAACCCGCGCGGCTTCGGCCTGATGCAGCGCGAACGCAGCTTCGCCAACTATCAAGATCTCGAATCCCGATACGAGCTGCGGCCGAGCCTGTGGGCCGAGCCGATCGGCGACTGGACCGATGGCGCCGTCAAACTGATCGAGATTCCCACCCGCGAAGAGGTGCACGACAATATCGCGGCGTTCTGGGAGCCCAAGCAGCCGCTACGCGCCAAGGGCGAACACATCTACACCTATCGCCTACACTGGGGACCGGACGCGCCGAAACCCAAGGCGCTTGCACGGTTCGTGCGGACCGGCGTCAGCGCGCGGGGCGACACCGAACGATTATTCGTGCTCGACTTCGCCGGCGAGCGGCTGAAGACCGTCGATGCCGCCGCGATCCGCGGCGTAGTCACCGCCGACAAGGGCGAGATCCGCAATATCGTGACCCAACCGAACCCGGCGATGGGCGGCTGGCGGCTCAGCTTTGACCTCGCGCAGGCGCGAGCCCCGGTCGAATTACGGGCGGTCGTGTGCGAGGGCGACGCGGCGGTCTCGGAAGTTTGGCTGTACCGATGGACGCCGTGA
- the mdoH gene encoding glucans biosynthesis glucosyltransferase MdoH, which translates to MDAVIGPRREGYSDTSRRAEPLPANAPLPMPVQSLLQSPRAAAVRSPAAWRRVLIMVATAVLSAAGIYEMYQVLQVGGITVLEGVVLVLFAALFAWVALSFVSALAGFTVLCCGWRDDIGIMADGSVPAVSSRIAMLLPTYNEDAPVVFARLQATRQSVDETGRGAQFDWFVLSDSTDPSVWIDEERCYAELAATHDRLYYRHRPHNTARKSGNIADWVERFGGAYDFMVILDADSVMTGDVLVRIAAAMEANSDVGLIQTLPVVVQARTLFARVQQFAGSIYGPMIAAGTAWWHGSESNYWGHNAIIRVSAFAGSAGLPTLAGRKPFGGEILSHDFVEAALMRRAGWRIHLAPTLRGSYEECPPSLLDFAARDRRWCQGNLQHGKLLTARGLHWVSRLHFLTGIGAYLTAPMWLAFLIAGILISLQAQFVRPEYFPKDFSLFPIWPAQDPVRAAWVFAGTMGLLILPKLLALWLVLMRNETRRKFGGGLRAFGGLLLETLISALNAPVMMVFQSTAVIEILLGRDAGWQVQHRGDGAIPLLEVVRRYALPTALGATMAIGAWLVSWPLLLWMTPVIVGLLLAIPVALLTTRVSRSRPLLMTTPEQIDPPAILAQVHALADRLCQANQTTDPLSALCSDRRLRELHLAALAFHPPRPRGRIDPHLATARVLIDDAESYSEAAGWLDPREIRAVLGDRETLQGLLALPGGDGPGPIATESRG; encoded by the coding sequence ATGGACGCCGTGATCGGGCCGCGGCGCGAGGGCTACAGCGACACCTCGCGCCGAGCCGAACCGCTGCCTGCGAACGCACCGTTGCCGATGCCGGTGCAGTCGTTGCTGCAGAGTCCCCGGGCTGCCGCCGTCCGATCGCCGGCCGCTTGGCGCCGCGTGCTGATCATGGTCGCGACCGCAGTGCTGTCCGCGGCGGGCATCTACGAGATGTATCAGGTGCTACAGGTCGGCGGCATCACGGTTCTCGAAGGCGTGGTGCTGGTGCTGTTCGCCGCGCTGTTCGCCTGGGTCGCACTGTCGTTCGTGTCGGCGCTGGCCGGCTTCACTGTGCTGTGCTGCGGCTGGCGCGACGATATCGGCATCATGGCGGATGGCTCTGTTCCGGCGGTCTCTTCCAGGATCGCGATGCTGCTGCCGACCTACAACGAAGACGCCCCGGTGGTGTTCGCGAGGCTACAGGCGACGCGGCAATCGGTCGACGAAACCGGACGCGGCGCACAATTCGACTGGTTCGTGCTCAGCGACTCCACCGATCCGTCAGTATGGATCGATGAAGAGCGCTGCTATGCCGAACTCGCCGCCACACACGACCGTCTCTACTATCGACACCGGCCCCACAATACGGCACGCAAGTCCGGCAACATCGCCGACTGGGTCGAACGTTTCGGCGGTGCTTACGACTTCATGGTCATCCTCGACGCCGACAGCGTGATGACCGGTGACGTGCTGGTGCGTATCGCCGCCGCGATGGAGGCGAACAGCGACGTCGGATTGATCCAAACTCTGCCGGTCGTGGTCCAGGCGCGCACGCTGTTCGCGCGGGTCCAGCAATTCGCCGGCAGCATCTACGGGCCGATGATCGCCGCCGGCACAGCATGGTGGCACGGCTCCGAGAGCAACTATTGGGGCCACAATGCGATCATCCGGGTATCGGCGTTCGCGGGCAGCGCCGGGCTGCCGACGTTGGCGGGCCGCAAACCATTCGGCGGTGAAATCCTCAGCCACGATTTCGTCGAAGCGGCGCTTATGCGCCGCGCAGGCTGGCGCATTCACCTCGCCCCAACGCTGCGCGGCAGCTACGAAGAGTGCCCACCTTCACTGCTCGATTTCGCCGCGCGCGATCGGCGCTGGTGCCAGGGCAATCTGCAACACGGCAAGCTGCTCACCGCCCGCGGACTGCATTGGGTGTCGAGGCTGCATTTCCTCACCGGAATCGGCGCTTATCTCACCGCGCCGATGTGGCTGGCGTTTCTGATTGCCGGCATCCTGATTTCGCTGCAGGCGCAGTTTGTCCGCCCCGAATATTTCCCCAAGGACTTCTCGCTGTTTCCGATCTGGCCGGCGCAGGACCCGGTGCGCGCCGCCTGGGTGTTCGCCGGCACGATGGGACTGTTGATCCTGCCGAAGTTGCTAGCCCTGTGGCTGGTGCTGATGCGCAACGAAACCCGCAGGAAGTTCGGCGGCGGCCTGCGCGCGTTCGGCGGATTGCTGCTAGAGACGCTGATCTCGGCTCTGAACGCGCCGGTGATGATGGTGTTTCAATCCACCGCGGTGATCGAGATCCTGCTCGGCCGCGACGCCGGCTGGCAGGTTCAGCATCGCGGCGATGGCGCGATCCCGTTGCTGGAAGTCGTCCGCCGCTACGCGCTCCCGACAGCGCTGGGCGCGACCATGGCGATCGGAGCGTGGCTGGTGTCGTGGCCGCTGCTACTGTGGATGACGCCGGTAATCGTCGGCCTGCTGCTCGCGATCCCGGTGGCGCTGCTGACGACGCGTGTCTCCCGCTCGCGTCCGTTGCTGATGACGACTCCGGAGCAGATCGATCCGCCGGCGATCCTGGCTCAGGTCCACGCACTCGCCGATCGTCTTTGCCAGGCAAACCAGACAACCGATCCGCTGAGCGCGCTTTGTAGCGACCGACGACTCCGAGAGCTCCATCTCGCCGCACTGGCCTTCCATCCTCCACGCCCGCGCGGCCGTATCGATCCGCATCTGGCGACCGCGCGCGTGCTGATCGACGACGCTGAAAGTTATAGCGAGGCGGCCGGCTGGCTCGACCCGCGCGAGATCCGCGCTGTGCTCGGCGATCGCGAGACCCTGCAAGGGCTGCTGGCATTGCCCGGCGGAGATGGACCAGGACCAATCGCCACGGAGTCCCGCGGTTAG
- a CDS encoding MFS transporter codes for MPSAGGAASSSRLPPALNIIALSSFAASLSTRALDPVLPRIAEEFSVTITTAAGLAAVTAFTFAVVQPAIGALGDLFGKARLMIVCLALLGFASLLGALSSSFTVLFVCRILAGIGSGGVFPVALGLASDLVTVDRRQVAIGRVLGGSMAGNLLGASASGVIGDFLGWRGVLAILGVLVIVAAIAVAFGARGAKMPPRSAEMDLPALRRGYRTIFSNPNAAICFTAVLIEGTCVMGVFPYVAAFLHEQGEQSLAIAGLVIAGFAIGGLIYTLTVSQLLPRLRTTGMMIGGGLLVALQLAAIMLGPHWQAQMFAFVLMGMGFYMLHGCIQVFASELTETARGTAMSLHSFFFFIGQTTGPIAYGFGLSHLGKTATLTPTALTMASLGIVLARILKPRPPADAVARELPL; via the coding sequence ATGCCGTCAGCCGGTGGTGCAGCCTCCTCATCGCGGCTGCCGCCGGCGCTCAACATCATCGCTCTATCAAGCTTCGCCGCGTCGCTGTCGACGCGCGCGCTCGATCCGGTGCTGCCGCGGATCGCCGAGGAGTTCTCGGTAACGATCACCACCGCGGCGGGTCTCGCCGCGGTCACCGCCTTCACGTTCGCGGTGGTGCAGCCGGCGATCGGTGCGCTCGGCGATCTGTTCGGCAAAGCGCGGCTGATGATCGTGTGCCTGGCGCTGCTCGGCTTCGCCAGCCTGCTCGGCGCGTTGTCATCGTCGTTCACCGTGCTGTTCGTCTGCCGTATCCTCGCCGGCATCGGCTCGGGCGGGGTGTTTCCGGTGGCGCTGGGCCTTGCCAGCGATCTCGTCACCGTCGATCGCCGGCAGGTGGCGATCGGCCGTGTGCTCGGCGGTTCGATGGCCGGCAATCTGCTCGGCGCCTCAGCCTCTGGCGTGATCGGTGATTTCCTCGGCTGGCGCGGCGTACTGGCGATCCTCGGCGTGCTGGTGATCGTCGCCGCGATCGCGGTGGCGTTCGGCGCCCGCGGCGCCAAGATGCCGCCGCGCAGCGCCGAGATGGACCTGCCGGCGCTACGCCGCGGCTATCGCACCATCTTCAGTAATCCCAACGCGGCGATCTGCTTCACCGCGGTGCTGATCGAAGGCACCTGCGTGATGGGCGTGTTTCCTTACGTCGCGGCATTCCTGCACGAGCAGGGCGAGCAGAGCCTTGCAATCGCCGGCCTGGTGATCGCCGGCTTTGCGATCGGCGGGCTGATCTACACGCTGACGGTGTCGCAATTGCTGCCGCGGCTGCGCACCACCGGCATGATGATCGGCGGCGGTCTTCTGGTGGCGCTGCAGCTCGCCGCGATCATGCTCGGCCCGCATTGGCAGGCGCAGATGTTCGCCTTCGTCCTGATGGGGATGGGGTTCTACATGCTGCACGGCTGCATCCAGGTGTTCGCGTCCGAACTCACCGAGACCGCGCGCGGCACCGCGATGTCGCTGCACTCGTTCTTCTTCTTCATCGGCCAGACCACTGGCCCGATCGCCTACGGCTTCGGCCTGTCGCATCTCGGCAAGACCGCGACGCTGACCCCGACCGCGCTGACCATGGCCTCGCTCGGAATCGTGCTGGCCCGCATCCTCAAACCGCGCCCGCCGGCGGATGCAGTCGCTCGCGAGTTGCCACTCTAA
- the kdsA gene encoding 3-deoxy-8-phosphooctulonate synthase — protein MNKSIAPATSVVAGNVKFGNALPLSIIAGPCQLESRAHALEVASALKEIATRLGIGLVYKTSFDKANRTSAASARGLGLDAALPIFAEIRESLGMPVLTDVHENEQCARAAEAVDILQIPAFLCRQTDLLLAAAATGKIVNVKKGQFLAPWDMGNVVSKITYAGNTKVLVTERGVSFGYNTLVSDMRALPIMAKTTGAPVIFDATHSVQQPGGKGTSSGGEREYVPVLARAAVAVGVAGVFIETHPDPDHAPSDGPNMVPLREFEALIKTLMEFDALAKKRPAVGAV, from the coding sequence GTGAACAAGAGCATTGCGCCCGCGACCAGCGTCGTGGCGGGCAACGTCAAATTCGGCAACGCTTTGCCGCTGTCGATCATTGCCGGCCCGTGCCAGCTCGAAAGCCGCGCACACGCGCTGGAGGTCGCCTCGGCGCTGAAGGAGATCGCGACGCGGCTCGGCATCGGGCTCGTCTACAAGACCTCGTTCGACAAGGCCAACCGCACCAGCGCCGCCAGCGCCCGTGGTCTCGGCCTCGACGCCGCGCTGCCGATCTTCGCCGAAATCCGCGAAAGTCTCGGCATGCCGGTGCTGACCGACGTGCACGAGAACGAGCAATGCGCGCGCGCCGCCGAAGCGGTCGACATCCTGCAGATCCCGGCGTTTCTGTGCCGGCAGACTGACTTGCTGCTTGCGGCCGCGGCGACCGGCAAGATCGTCAACGTCAAGAAGGGGCAGTTCCTGGCGCCGTGGGACATGGGCAACGTGGTGTCCAAGATCACCTACGCCGGCAACACGAAGGTGCTGGTGACCGAGCGCGGCGTGTCGTTCGGTTACAACACGCTGGTGTCGGACATGCGCGCGCTGCCGATCATGGCCAAGACCACCGGGGCGCCGGTGATCTTCGACGCCACCCATTCGGTGCAGCAGCCGGGCGGCAAGGGCACCTCGTCGGGCGGCGAGCGTGAATACGTCCCGGTGCTGGCGCGCGCGGCGGTCGCGGTCGGCGTTGCCGGCGTATTCATCGAGACCCATCCTGATCCGGATCACGCGCCGTCAGACGGACCCAACATGGTGCCGCTGCGCGAGTTCGAAGCGCTGATCAAGACGCTGATGGAATTCGACGCGCTCGCCAAGAAGCGGCCCGCGGTCGGGGCCGTTTGA
- a CDS encoding VOC family protein yields MSNGFDHIVHTVRDLDAAADLYRRLGFIVGARNVHPWGTHNRIVQFDRFFIELLTIGEPDKIPPHRDGAFSFGAFQRDYLAVREGLSMLLLASDDAAADLRRFTDSGIAAGEVFTFGREGRRPDGSVVKLQFSLAFARDALSPQAGFATCQHHYPENFWNPAFQAHANGARAAAAVVMVADNPTDHHIFLEAFTGSRDLRSTSIGVTAPTKRGEIDIVEPVSLRDQYGITVPSEGEGASFVGLRIAADDLGVVERLLQDHKIPAARHVGRLVVPNVCGATLIFEQGTVR; encoded by the coding sequence ATGTCCAACGGTTTCGACCATATCGTTCATACGGTGCGCGATCTCGATGCAGCCGCTGATCTGTATCGGCGTCTCGGCTTCATCGTCGGCGCGCGCAACGTTCACCCCTGGGGAACACATAACCGCATTGTCCAGTTCGATCGCTTCTTCATCGAGCTGCTGACGATCGGCGAGCCCGACAAGATTCCGCCGCACCGCGACGGCGCGTTTTCATTCGGGGCGTTTCAACGCGATTACCTGGCGGTTCGCGAAGGTCTGTCGATGCTGCTTCTGGCGAGCGACGATGCGGCAGCCGACCTGCGCCGGTTCACCGACAGCGGCATCGCGGCCGGCGAGGTGTTCACGTTCGGACGGGAAGGGCGGCGCCCCGACGGCAGCGTGGTGAAGCTGCAGTTTTCGCTGGCGTTCGCGCGCGATGCGCTGTCGCCGCAGGCCGGCTTCGCCACCTGTCAGCATCACTATCCGGAGAATTTCTGGAATCCGGCGTTCCAGGCGCATGCCAATGGCGCGCGCGCTGCGGCGGCGGTGGTGATGGTCGCCGACAATCCGACCGATCATCACATCTTCCTCGAAGCCTTCACCGGCAGCCGCGATCTGCGTTCGACGTCGATCGGCGTCACCGCGCCCACCAAGCGCGGCGAGATCGATATTGTCGAACCGGTGTCGCTGCGCGACCAATACGGCATCACGGTTCCATCCGAAGGCGAGGGCGCAAGCTTCGTCGGATTACGGATTGCCGCCGATGATCTCGGCGTGGTTGAACGGCTGCTGCAAGACCACAAGATCCCGGCGGCGCGCCATGTCGGCCGCCTGGTGGTGCCGAATGTCTGCGGCGCGACCCTGATCTTCGAACAAGGAACAGTGCGGTGA
- a CDS encoding NIPSNAP family protein has product MIYESRVYRCVPGKLPAILKRFETITLKLFEKHGIRQAGFFTTLVGASNQELTYLLAWESLAEREQKWTAFATDPEWLAAKAETEKDGQIVDSITNQLLVPTAFSALK; this is encoded by the coding sequence ATGATCTACGAGTCGCGAGTCTATCGCTGTGTGCCGGGCAAGCTGCCGGCGATCCTCAAGCGGTTCGAGACCATCACCTTAAAGCTGTTCGAGAAGCACGGCATCCGTCAGGCCGGATTCTTCACCACGTTGGTCGGCGCTTCCAACCAGGAATTGACCTATCTGCTGGCCTGGGAGAGCCTTGCCGAGCGCGAGCAGAAATGGACCGCATTCGCCACCGATCCGGAATGGCTCGCCGCCAAGGCCGAAACCGAGAAGGATGGCCAGATCGTCGACAGCATCACCAATCAGCTGTTGGTGCCGACCGCGTTCTCTGCGCTGAAGTAA
- a CDS encoding BrnT family toxin, giving the protein MSDFDPAKDAINRAKHGISLARWVDLRVRSIIRDGRFDYGEDRFRAYGYIDGLAYCLVFTYRDRLRPISLRRAHDKEMRRHAP; this is encoded by the coding sequence ATGTCGGATTTCGACCCGGCCAAGGATGCGATCAACCGTGCCAAGCACGGCATCTCCCTGGCGCGTTGGGTCGATTTGCGCGTGCGGTCCATCATCCGTGACGGTCGCTTCGACTACGGTGAGGACCGATTTCGCGCTTACGGATATATAGACGGCCTCGCCTATTGCTTGGTGTTCACCTATCGCGATCGGCTTCGTCCGATCAGCCTGCGCCGCGCGCACGACAAGGAAATGAGGCGCCATGCCCCGTAA